Proteins encoded together in one Branchiostoma floridae strain S238N-H82 chromosome 18, Bfl_VNyyK, whole genome shotgun sequence window:
- the LOC118405976 gene encoding tyrosine-protein kinase receptor Tie-1-like, translating into MTLRAVLCAGLLLSGFQASQDVIVSGENVEIPEDSSVGSTVVQLRDFLNTSVGSTVGGNGTFRSANITAGDDLGRFGVRDEDSALIVAAPLDYKFYPRYNLTVELGNTRNNNVLYVKLVIVVLDVPGYPPFYNKRCETPVLPARERGVVRGDYTLLSSDDGFYASLNGERVASYRDFLQYALANKYADNFVLRCDCSARFLGSVKEAPTTDWAVLAAILQGRRQQGRLELTCQDKGNITLLDISLDDDLPRWAQSSQLQIDDSGRIFIAVELNEIWSTSSYWIQCGGNVETIEGAGTNLLEYTSHYNVTGCPEGWYGVYCDKECVCKNGARCHGFNGACECRPGWRGRACDIPWPEVVIFETPGDSVVKYIGTNLTLTCVAPHIRVANMTWTYQAGKRHHDTKVIEEGTVQNGSISFQPILESDNGRYSCLVQDEDSKLYNASFMLNSTECRPNYYGEVCSRVCDCEYGGTCDRWEGCLCPPGRHGDRCEHICAPDTFGWNCSMNCNCANNASCDPVNGSCICAEGLSGEFCQIVPDKNQVVVVVLASVIPTIAVIGCIVTGVLVKRRHHRPKETERQTVDLEMTSGPPPMETLSSWEVEREDIRFEHMIGEGQFGHVVRGRLRVPAGYEVLVAAKSIRPDRMTASAVRDFRREMDILARIHEDKEGHPNVVKLHGVMTKSEPQYIFVEYASNEELRRYLWTLREHFKTTRNSKLLERLGFACDVASGLSELARLKIVHRDIAARNVVISDRKVAKIADFGLSRDVYVSSAYKRTNQGGEEELLPLKWMALESLRDGVYTCESDVWSYGVLLWEIASFGEEPRYAGGPMHPDVCTLLELLKKGVRLQQPENCPKSVYRIIRSCWIVDPSKRPTPYELFRKMDEMRPQRHAAPVANGNR; encoded by the coding sequence ATGACACTACGTGCGGTGCTCTGTGCTGGACTTCTGCTGTCTGGCTTCCAGGCTTCTCAGGACGTTATCGTTTCAGGCGAAAACGTCGAAATACCCGAAGATTCGTCAGTTGGTAGCACAGTGGTGCAGTTGAGAGATTTTCTTAACACCAGCGTTGGTTCTACAGTGGGCGGCAATGGGACGTTTAGGTCGGCAAACATCACCGCAGGGGACGATTTGGGACGGTTCGGGGTTCGTGATGAGGACTCGGCGTTGATCGTGGCGGCACCGCTGGACTACAAGTTTTACCCGCGGTACAACCTGACGGTGGAGCTGGGTAACACCAGGAACAATAACGTTCTGTACGTGAAACTTGTCATCGTAGTCCTAGACGTGCCGGGGTACCCGCCATTCTATAACAAGCGGTGTGAAACGCCAGTCCTTCCCGCCAGAGAGAGGGGGGTAGTCCGCGGAGACTACACCCTACTCAGCAGTGATGACGGGTTTTATGCATCATTAAACGGAGAGAGAGTTGCGTCGTACAGAGACTTCCTTCAGTATGCGTTGGCTAACAAGTACGCGGATAATTTCGTCTTGAGATGTGATTGTTCAGCAAGATTCCTTGGAAGTGTAAAAGAAGCCCCAACTACAGACTGGGCTGTTCTTGCCGCTATACTTCAAGGACGACGACAACAAGGTAGGCTCGAACTCACATGCCAGGACAAAGGGAACATTACTTTACTGGACATTTCTCTCGATGACGACTTGCCTCGGTGGGCACAGAGTAGTCAGTTACAAATTGACGATAGTGGCCGCATTTTCATTGCTGTAGAGTTGAATGAGATATGGTCCACATCATCATACTGGATACAATGTGGCGGCAACGTCGAGACTATCGAGGGTGCCGGTACAAACCTGTTGGAGTACACATCTCATTATAACGTAACAGGATGTCCAGAGGGCTGGTACGGTGTGTACTGTGACAAGGAGTGTGTTTGCAAGAACGGAGCCCGTTGTCACGGCTTTAACGGTGCGTGTGAGTGCCGTCCGGGCTGGAGAGGGAGGGCCTGTGACATTCCCTGGCCTGAGGTCGTCATCTTCGAGACACCTGGCGATTCAGTCGTGAAGTACATCGGTACCAATCTGACTTTGACCTGTGTGGCTCCACACATCCGCGTAGCAAATATGACGTGGACTTATCAAGCAGGAAAAAGACATCATGACACAAAAGTAATCGAAGAAGGGACAGTACAGAACGGTTCCATCAGCTTTCAGCCAATCCTAGAATCAGATAACGGCAGGTATAGTTGTCTGGTACAGGACGAAGATAGCAAACTTTATAATGCGAGTTTTATGCTGAACTCCACGGAATGCAGACCCAACTACTATGGAGAAGTTTGCAGCCGAGTGTGCGACTGTGAGTACGGGGGGACGTGTGACAGGTGGGAGGGTTGTCTGTGTCCTCCGGGTCGTCATGGCGACAGGTGCGAGCACATCTGCGCACCTGACACATTCGGGTGGAACTGCAGCATGAACTGCAACTGTGCAAACAACGCCTCCTGTGATCCAGTCAATGGCAGCTGTATTTGCGCTGAAGGACTGTCGGGTGAGTTTTGTCAGATCGTCCCTGACAAGAATCAAGTCGTTGTTGTAGTGTTGGCGTCCGTTATCCCGACCATTGCTGTAATCGGTTGTATCGTGACTGGGGTCCTGGTCAAACGGCGTCACCACCGCCCAAAAGAAACGGAACGTCAAACTGTGGACTTGGAAATGACGTCCGGCCCGCCCCCCATGGAAACCCTTTCATCGTGGGAAGTTGAGAGAGAGGACATTCGTTTCGAACACATGATTGGCGAGGGACAGTTCGGCCATGTTGTACGGGGAAGACTGCGCGTGCCGGCAGGCTACGAGGTTTTGGTCGCCGCTAAAAGTATCCGACCTGATCGTATGACAGCCTCTGCTGTTCGTGACTTTCGCCGCGAAATGGACATCCTTGCCAGGATCCACGAGGACAAAGAGGGACACCCGAATGTGGTGAAGCTTCATGGCGTTATGACTAAGTCTGAGCCTCAGTACATCTTTGTAGAGTACGCAAGTAATGAAGAACTGCGGCGGTACCTGTGGACTTTACGTGAACATTTTAAGACAACGAGGAATAGCAAACTGTTAGAACGGCTGGGGTTTGCGTGTGACGTTGCCAGTGGGTTATCAGAGCTGGCACGTCTGAAGATCGTGCACCGGGATATCGCAGCTCGTAACGTCGTCATCAGCGACAGGAAAGTGGCCAAGATAGCGGATTTCGGGCTGTCGCGTGACGTTTACGTGTCGTCGGCGTACAAACGCACCAACCAGGGCGGGGAGGAGGAGCTGTtgccgctgaagtggatggcgctGGAGTCGTTACGGGACGGGGTGTACACGTGCGAGAGTGACGTGTGGTCGtacggcgtgctgctgtgggagatcgccagcTTTGGGGAGGAGCCGCGCTATGCTGGCGGCCCGATGCACCCGGACGTGTGCACACTGTTGGAGCTGCTGAAGAAAGGAGTCCGTCTGCAGCAGCCGGAGAACTGTCCCAAGTCTGTGTACCGCATCATCAGGTCCTGCTGGATAGTCGACCCATCGAAGCGACCAACACCTTACGAACTGTTCCGGAAGATGGACGAAATGAGGCCACAAAGACATGCTGCACCCGTAGCCAATGGCAACCGATAA
- the LOC118405975 gene encoding uncharacterized protein LOC118405975, which translates to MAGPEREFTGLNDADRRHFDFMQTLLRISEELTADETANVKLFCMHLIPKSKSEKLRRAVDVFVVLIELCKIDQENLDFVEEVLERIGRQDLVRDILRPFQPPDREIPENPELRPGTSAEGATEDGTTMSNTYLVINGQRHMIQETIDHHRRNIASLCRIKRSQVKFRGYRKGKSILVHFSIPRENTGVLRLMANHSDPRLVYMGVKSLQIDTEEPIEVTRETVLFDVKRQLPADDIKVGCSTRIKQQMALKNWTHLSALNLFSNALPLHLQVAESLEYQGFSYSLVKALAQRDRLREHKMRQLIKNLKKAEVDSNTFMTMRSELIIGRKLNELKEARETITVLEKQLKQAHEDIEKAKHVMTHRHGTEYRGEKPPVGWSVLVDDPTLAVYRYVDDKHTKSAMPELDDGRKQEEHISSPPIKEQSQSKPAGAEGTTVSHENFKVTYDGRRSGVKFERPRGVAVSASNEIFVVDTGNKQVVVHDVHGVYLRHFPTVIQGTGGKLMRPFDVSVDKNGTLWVVGRGKSLDHVVQYNTYGTIVSKIDIPMIEDYRGIAVNMCNECILVTETHKTYCTVLVFRPDGMRVQWFRHPADPKAGMKFPEYIAVDEGGNILVTDSTTHSVYKLDEFGDFLFKFGGYGSGKGRAAVSQRYLYRQLGAYHSGGL; encoded by the exons ATGGCAGGACCAGAACGGGAATTTACAGGACTAAACGATGCTGATAGACGGCATTTCGACTTTATGCAGACTTTACTCCGTATATCTGAGGAACTCACTGCTGATGAAACAGCAAACGTTAAGTTGTTCTGCATGCACCTTATTCCAAAAAGTAAGTCAGAAAAACTTAGACGAGCGGTTGATGTATTTGTGGTTCTGATAGAATTGTGCAAAATAGACCAGGAGAACCTAGACTTTGTCGAAGAGGTCTTAGAGAGAATCGGACGACAGGACCTCGTAAGGGATATCTTGCGCCCTTTCCAACCACCTGACCGAGAGATTCCTGAGAACCCCGAACTTCGACCGGGAACGAGTGCTGAGGGTGCAACTGAAGATG GAACTACAATGTCCAACACCTACTTGGTCATAAATGGTCAAAGGCACATGATCCAGGAAACCATAGATCATCATAGACGCAACATAGCATCGCTGTGTCGTATtaaaaggtcacaggtcaagttcagagggTACAGGAAAGGcaagagcatcctggtgcacttctccataccgcgggagaacacAGGAGTGCTGAGGCTCATGGCAAATCACTCCGACCCGAGGCTTGTAtacatgggcgtcaagtcactGCAAATCGACACGGAAGAACCCATAGAGGTCACAAGGGAAACAGTGCTGTTTG ATGTCAAGAGACAACTGCCAGCAGATGACATTAAGGTGGGATGCAGTACCCGAATCAAACAACAGATGGCGCTGAAGAACTGGACTCacctgtctgccctgaacctgttctcgaACGCCCTGCCCCTCCACTTGCAGGTAGCTGAaagtctggagtaccagggcttctctTATAGCCTGGTCAAGGCTTTGGCACAGAGGGATCGGCTGAGAGAACACAAGATGAGGCAGCTTATCAAAAACCTtaagaaggcagaggtggattccaacacatTCATGACGATGCGTTCCGAGCTGATCATCGGAAGAAAACTGAACGAGTTAAAAGAAGCCCGTGAGACCATCACAGTTCTTGAAAAACAGCTAAAGCAGGCTCATGAAGACATAGAGAAAGCCAAGCATGTCATGACCCATAGACATGGGAcagagtacaggggagagaagccaccTGTAGGCTGGTCCGTACTGGTCGATGACCCAACTTTagctgtatatagatatgtagaTGATAAACACACTAAATCTGCAATGCCAGAATTGGATGATGGGAGAAAGCAAGAGGAACACATTTCGTCCCCACCAATAAAGGAGCAAAGCCAGTCCAAGCCAGCTGGGGCAGAGGGAACGACTGTCAGTCATGAGAATTTCAAAGTAACTTATGATGGGCGGCGTTCAGGAGTAAAGTTTGAAAGGCCGCGTGGCGTTGCAGTCTCGGCAAGTAACGAGATATTTGTTGTGGACACAGGTAACAAACAGGTTGTAGTACACGACGTGCATGGTGTTTACCTCCGTCACTTTCCAACAGTTATCCAAGGTACTGGGGGCAAGTTAATGAGGCCATTTGATGTGTctgttgacaaaaatggcacTCTCTGGGTAGTTGGACGAGGGAAATCACTGGATCATGTTGTTCAATACAACACGTATGGGACTATTGTGTCAAAGATTGACATACCAATGATTGAGGATTACCGCGGAATTGCAGTGAACATGTGCAATGAGTGCATCTTGGTAACTGAGACCCATAAGACCTATTGCACAGTGCTGGTGTTCAGACCAGATGGAATGCGGGTACAATGGTTCCGGCATCCAGCTGATCCTAAAGCTGGGATGAAATTCCCAGAGTACATTGCTGTGGATGAGGGTGGGAACATCCTTGTGACCGACAGCACTACTCATTCGGTCTACAAATTGGATGAGTTTGGGGACTTCCTGTTCAAGTTTGGAGGTTACGGAAGTGGCAAAGGTAGAGCTGCAGTATCCCAACGGTATTTGTATAGACAGCTCGGGGCATATCATAGTGGCGGACTGTAG